A genomic segment from Dermacentor silvarum isolate Dsil-2018 chromosome 11, BIME_Dsil_1.4, whole genome shotgun sequence encodes:
- the LOC119432355 gene encoding lysosomal protective protein-like, whose protein sequence is MQQLSFAIANVIFLEAPAGAGYSYDPTGNNATDDYKTTEDSYQAILDFFFKFPQFRENEFYVTGESYAGVYVPLLTQRLLLSNPPGINLKGYAIGNGAVDFELYGKAILFFAYYHGLLGDDLWNEITSNCCNGTVSKETCDFSWHTHEPSCVDPVNIAYDIVLKSGLNVYNLYVPCDIIKQPRELLSRRHPEVTSQYATKQLLTKMLGMPTSNLFETPNCYNQDNLFLYYNRRDVIEALHVEQSPHMWVPCSKTLNYTQQHLTMREVVQQLAESGRLRGLIYHGDVDMACPFLGGEWFVRSLGYEPTSQYKMWYVGPDIAGFVQTFSKDITFVTVKGAGHMVPMDKSEESLKMISNFLSGSSFE, encoded by the exons ATGCAGCAGCTGTCATTCGCT atcGCGAACGTGATATTCCTCGAGGCGCCGGCAGGTGCCGGTTACTCGTACGACCCCACCGGGAACAACGCTACTGACGACTACAAGACCACCGAAGACAGCTACCAGGCAATACTGGATTTCTTTTTCAAGTTCCCGCAGTTCAGAGAGAATGAGTTTTACGTGACGGGTGAGAGCTACGCCGGCGTCTACGTTCCTCTCCTAACACAACGCCTACTCCTCTCGAATCCACCAGGAATAAACCTGAAG GGTTACGCCATCGGAAACGGAGCGGTGGATTTCGAACTCTACGGCAAGGCGATCCTCTTCTTCGCCTACTACCACGGCCTCTTGGGAGATGA cCTCTGGAACGAGATCACGTCCAACTGCTGCAACGGCACTGTTTCGAAGGAGACATGTGACTTCTCGTGGCACACCCACGAGCCTTCCTGTGTTGACCCG GTGAACATTGCGTACGACATTGTTCTCAAGAGTGGCTTGAACGTGTACAACCTGTACGTGCCATGCGACATTATAAAACAACCGCGGGAGCTTCTGTCGAGGCGTCACCCGGAGGTGACAAGTCAGTACGCAACGAAGCAGCTCCTGACCAAGATGCTTGGCATGCCAACATCG AACTTATTCGAGACCCCGAATTGCTACAACCAGGACAACTTGTTTCTGTACTACAATAGACGTGACGTCATCGAAGCTTTGCACGTCGAACAGTCTCCACATATGTGGGTGCCGTGCTC AAAAACCCTAAACTACACCCAGCAGCACCTGACTATGCGGGAAGTGGTCCAACAACTGGCCGAATCTGGGCGCCTGAGAGGTCTCATTTATCACGGTGACGTGGACATGGCATGTCCGTTTCTCGGAGGCGAATGGTTCGTTCGCAGCTTGGGATACGAG CCCACATCGCAATACAAGATGTGGTACGTTGGACCCGATATCGCTGGTTTCGTGCAGACCTTCAGCAAGGACATCACTTTCGTCACCGTGAAG GGTGCCGGCCACATGGTTCCCATGGACAAGTCTGAAGAATCTCTGAAGATGATATCCAACTTTCTTTCAGGAAGCTCGTTTGAATGA